One genomic window of Metopolophium dirhodum isolate CAU chromosome 4, ASM1992520v1, whole genome shotgun sequence includes the following:
- the LOC132943385 gene encoding uncharacterized protein LOC132943385, with translation MSNNSSPSTPVYEGDEFNRRLAGIPMEGSQNTDHQSPVVIEGNFFMYGEMTQSGDSGYSTNPSTQVENRDWHRAYSPFSPSASPPQLSQMENRVRSLSPDQPVFMEEVSPDMFPPTTPRAYALRVRNDLFPEVVSQPMVPPEFNLLIVGEIMNTSRHSGGQSPEMDWSDDGNDEEFIRHMEAYEEDEELNRYMDLYEGGK, from the exons ATGTCTAACAATTCTTCACCGAGTACTCCGGTGTATGAAGGAGATGAGTTTAATAGACGTCTGGCGGGGATACCTATGGAGGGTAGCCAAAACACGGATCACCAGTCTCCAGTTGTCATTGAAGGCAACTTTTTCATGTATGGTGAGATg actcAATCCGGAGATAGTGGTTACTCCACTAACCCGAGCACGCAGGTTGAAAATCGTGACTGGCATAGAGCTTATTCTCCTTTTAGTCCCTCTGCAAGTCCACCTCAACTATCACAGATGGAGAATCGGGTACGATCTTTGTCTCCGGATCAACCTGTTTTTATGGAGGAAGTTTCGCCCGATATGTTCCCGCCGACAACACCGAGGGCATACGCACTGAGGGTGAGAAACGATCTCTTCCCGGAGGTAGTTTCTCAGCCCATGGTACCCCCCGAATTCAACTTGTTAATTGTCGGGGAAATTATGAACACGTCGCGGCATTCTGGAGGGCAATCACCAGAAATGGATTGGAGTGATGACGGAAATGATGAGGAGTTTATCCGTCATATGGAGGCATATGAAGAAGATGAAGAGCTGAACCGGTATATGGATTTGTATGAAGGGGGGAAGTAA
- the LOC132943568 gene encoding uncharacterized protein LOC132943568, whose amino-acid sequence MDDTYLDVTAGYIDDCKITQIDYHSFLPYSTSALSNNDEVRIALHNTESYTLPCESYIYIEGTITKPAEITDEIRFINNGLAFLFSEMKYEINGNQIQKLVNPGISTTLKGYCSYNKTNISSHQNAAWDSDFKNVNKDFIDSGNFNGCINLKHLFGFCEDYKRILINCNQQLILNRSSIDLNAIKQYKNNELVDGAKLKDAKINITKILWRMPIVRVSDREKIRLLKVVNSQKPLTCTFRSWELCEYPFLPQNTSHSWKVKTSNKLEKPRYVIIGFQTDRKNSTSKAMSYFDHCKIKNLKVYLNSEVFPYEDFQSDFNKNKMATLYRAYAEFQKSYYGHDDVTPLLNRSEFKNHSPIIVVDMSRQNDNLPLPHIV is encoded by the exons ATGGACGACACATATTTAGACGTGACGGCTGGTTACATCGACGattgtaaaataacacaaattgaTTATCATTCTTTTTTACCGTATTCAACATCGGCTCTTTCTAATAATGATGAGGTGCGTATTGCTTTACATAACACAGAGTCTTATACTTTACCATGCGAGAGTTATATTTACATCGAGGGGACAATAACCAAACCTGCAGAAATAACTGACGAGATTAGATTTATAAACAACGGACTGGCATTTCTTTTCTCCgaaatgaaatatgaaataaacggaAATCAAATTCAGAAACTCGTCAATCCGGGTATATCGACCACATTAAAAGGATATTGTtcgtacaataaaacaaatatttcctcACACCAAAACGCTGCCTGGGatagtgattttaaaaatgttaataaagattttattgataGTGGTAATTTTAACGGATGTATTAATCTTAAacatttgtttggtttttgtgaagattataaacgtattttaatcaACTGTAACCAGCAACTCATATTAAATAGATCATCCATCGATTTAAATGCTATtaagcaatataaaaataacgagTTAGTGGACGGTGCTAAACTAAAAGAcgctaaaataaacataacaaaaatattgtggcGGATGCCTATAGTGAGAGTTAGCGATAGAGAAAAAATTCGACTGTTGAAAGTAGTCAACAGTCAAAAACCCCTGACATGTACGTTCAGATCGTGGGAACTATGTGAATACCCATTTTTACCTCAAAACACTTCACATTCGTGGAAAGTAAAGACATCCAACAAGTTGGAAAAACCTAGATATGTTATAATCGGATTTCAAACTGATAGGAAAAATAGCACAAGTAAAGCAATGTCATACTtcgatcattgtaaaattaaaaacttgaaagtcTATTTAAACTCCGAAGTATTTCCATATGAAGATTTTCAAAGTGACTTTAACAAGAATAAGATGGCGACATTATACCGCGCGTATGCAGAGTTCCAAAAATCTTACTACGGTCACGACGATGTAACACCTCTATTGAACCGATCAGAATTCAAAAATCACTCTCCAATCATAGTTGTTGACATGAGCCGACAGAACGACAAC CTTCCACTTCcgcatattgtttaa
- the LOC132943384 gene encoding uncharacterized protein LOC132943384, with product MYDYHYEVMQKHYGEKIKLMYTDTGKNIYIFICNYVYYKTTFILIIFILDSLVYHIFTDDFYEDLLNYPILLNRLDTANLPQDHPCYIAERRKVPGYFSDETDGLIMTAFCALRAKSYAYKIEGRGAIQPKEEIRAKGIRRHVVDNHMTFEDHRMCLFSEPGLVVYKQNISIRSFNHQLMTLNTNKLSYNNHDDKRFILDDKIHTLAYGHYRIEEAKELERELERVEAEMVAMMEGVGY from the exons ATGTACGACTATCACTACGAGGTAATGCAGAAACATTACGGAGAGAAAATCAAACTCATGTATACTGACactggtaaaaatatatatatatttatttgtaactatgtatattataaaactacattcatacttattatttttattttagattcactGGTGTACCATATATTCACCGATGATTTTTACGAGGACCTATTAAACTACCCAATCTTACTTAACCGGTTGGATACTGCAAACCTTCCACAGGATCATCCCTGTTATATCGCCGAACGTCGTAAGGTCCCAGGGTATTTCTCCGACGAAACTGATGGATTGATTATGACAGCTTTTTGTGCTCTCCGTGCTAAATCATATGCTTATAAAATCGAGGGGAGAGGGGCCATTCAACCAAAAGAGGAGATTAGGGCAAAGGGTATAAGACGTCATGTAGTTGATAACCACATGACGTTCGAGGACCATCGGATGTGTCTGTTTAGTGAACCCGGATTAGTAGTTTATAAACAGAATATTTCAATTAGGTCATTCAACCACCAGCTAATGACACTCAATACAAACAAATTGTCTTACAATAATCATGACGACAAGAGATTCATTCTAGATGACAAAATACATACCTTAGCTTATGGACATTATCGTATAga agAGGCTAAAGAACTCGAGAGGGAACTTGAGAGGGTGGAAGCAGAGATGGTAGCAATGATGGAGGGTGTAGGATATTAA
- the LOC132943967 gene encoding uncharacterized protein LOC132943967 → MAGSIADNAAIYKKKPFAYVPPSTPATLIDSTSYTLDFTSRKFLLVGIDPTDDFQTVIHILTSSRYVKLSTDFLRRIFSLMGNVLSFILEIPTSYKRNTFLETDFFKLSSMVYVGVNVLVIESKTEDGCRVLLNRSDLIQLQNLEWSIAASIREKDIFIKPKIIKQMNEYSENLIGKILQVDSPPNNVREMQIFINNQEVKQTSENQFLNQIRMFAPIQLTELCMNRLVTPNTPEPYDMNFRSPSLMIPSYSPVNAGNYKSYEDPIRSNGFNLTDEDYDLSKPIDHFDGPTSPDDSCSQQLSFDENDGPDFFNLNHASSQFKTPRTSRSTSAEPQTPLRKVKRRLF, encoded by the exons aTGGCCGGTTCGATCGCTGACAATGCTGCAATCTACAAAAAGAAGCCGTTTGCGTACGTTCCACCGTCAACTCCGGCTACCCTAATAGATTCTACATCCTACACATTGGACTTTACCTCTCGAAAATTTTTACTTGTTGGAATCGATCCGACTGATGATTTCCAAACAGTCATCCATATATTGACTTCTTCACGTTACGTAAAGTTGTCAACAGATTTTCTAAGACGAATATTCTCGCTTATGGGTAACGTGCTATCATTTATACTAGAAATACCTACATCATATAAACGAAATACATTTCTCGAGacagattttttcaaattatcgaGTATGGTGTATGTAGGAGTAAATGTTTTAGTAATAGAATCTAAAACTGAGGACGGGTGTAGAGTTCTTTTGAATCGTTCAGATCTAATTCAGCTTCAGAACTTGGAATGGAGTATTGCTGCGAGTATACGGGAAAAAGATATTTTCATCAAacccaaaattataaaacaaatgaacgaatATTCCGAGAATTTGATCGGGAAAATTCTTCAAGTGGATTCACCGCCTAATAATGTACGAGAAATGCAAATTTTCATTAACAACCAAGAAGTTAAGCAAACCAGTGAAAACCAATTCCTCAACCAAATCAGAATGTTTGCACCTATACAATTAACCGAACTTTGTATGAATCGTCTGGTGACACCAAACACCCCAGAG ccaTATGACATGAATTTTAGAAGCCCGTCATTAATGATACCAAGCTATTCACCTGTCAACGCTGGTAACTACAAATCGTACGAAGACCCCATTAGAAGTAATGGATTTAATCTGACGGATGAGGATTATGATTTATctaag cCGATAGATCATTTTGATGGTCCAACGTCACCCGATGATAGCTGTAGCCAACAACTGTCGTTCGACGAAAATGATGGGCCTGATTTTTTCAATCTAAACCATGCATCGTCTCAATTCAAGACACCACGGACATCTCGATCAACTAGTGCTGAACCCCAAACACCGTTGCGTAAAGTAAAACGTAgacttttctaa
- the LOC132943485 gene encoding uncharacterized protein LOC132943485 isoform X1, translating to MQSKRKEMKMELVSCERRLQKLINKSTFKHCTNYNENLNAVALENKIIKFNKPIYIGKYTFKLHFYHLLIHLLFTGFAVLDISITKMYDYHYNIMHKHYGDKIKLMYTDTDSLVYHIYTEDFYVDLAANSNLLDRMDTANLPSDHPCYVATRNKEPGLFSDEVDANIITEFVALRAKSYAFNVYAGPEDEVVNDRVGEEKIKAKGIRSHVVKNHMTLEDHRKCLFGEEGVELYRDNVSIRSFNHQLVTLKTKKLTYNSYDDKRVVLEDKIHTLAYGHYSIKEDDIWPELEEDGGDWNEEEKELMRELLYCIT from the exons ATGCAATCGAAGAGGAAGGAGATGAAGATGGAGTTGGTGTCATGCGAAAGGAGGTTACAGAAGTTGATAAATAAGAGCACATTTAAACACTGTACtaattataacgaaaatctGAACGCTGTCGCACTGgagaacaaaattataaaattcaataaacctatatatattggtaaatatacttttaaattgcacttttatcatttattaatacatttattatttacaggatTTGCTGTACTAGACATTAGCATAACTAAAATGtacgattatcattataatatcatgcatAAACATTATggagacaaaattaaattaatgtacacTGACacag ATTCGTTGGTATACCATATATATACTGAGGACTTCTATGTAGACTTGGCTGCTAATTCTAATCTACTGGACCGGATGGACACTGCTAACCTACCCAGTGACCATCCGTGTTATGTGGCAACCAGAAATAAGGAGCCAGGACTCTTTTCCGATGAGGTGGatgctaatattattacagagtTTGTTGCGTTGAGGGCCAAGTCATACGCGTTTAATGTATATGCTGGTCCAGAGGATGAGGTGGTAAATGACAGAGTAGGAGAAGAAAAGATCAAGGCGAAGGGTATCAGGTCTCATGTGGTTAAAAACCACATGACATTGGAAGATCATAGGAAGTGTTTGTTTGGGGAAGAAGGAGTAGAGTTATACAGAGATAATGTTTCAATACGGTCATTCAATCACCAACTTGTAAcgctaaaaacaaaaaagttaacATACAACAGCTACGATGATAAGAGGGTGGTGTTAGAGGACAAAATACACACACTGGCCTATGGACATTATAGTATAAA AGAAGATGACATATGGCCAGAACTTGAGGAAGATGGAGGGGACTGGAACGAGGAAGAGAAAGAACTAATGAGAGAGCTACTATATTGTATAAcctga
- the LOC132943569 gene encoding probable serine/threonine-protein kinase clkA, producing the protein MDVGTYIIIKGNDVLTQLDESDEECEELTEQFNVKPQVKDTVFNPNSKIEKLVLNKKKKLDNKYGNNTDNNNDNVSNGVNGNDNVGDNVNDNGNASSNVNDNGNACNYVNDNGNASNNVNDDYENSDIVSDSGSDSDPDIVNFIWNYENNLRTVPKSDRLTKSKSKNVTNFKSLTSNSVVENLQYHGADIYKNYMYYVDNDSDYMDDKITKLYKNNYSQAFANKFKEAIITTIYTKSKVIKSTFDIETKVVIQLVKLCHAYLSYALGPAMMRRGKPLTSAEWSKLFIRAIHTFEKEMAPRKYPTYEVYPLRVVDEEKKDRFDLLLVMDGENSHYVYISNFSRLIRAQKTRHNGSAVFCKRCFTSFDNRAHKFKLSGQEA; encoded by the exons ATGGATGTAggcacctatattattataaagggtAACGATGTACTGACCCAACTTGATGAAAGCGACGAAGAGTGCGAAGAACTCACCGAACAATTTAATGTTAAACCTCAAGTAAAGGATACAGTATTTAATCCAAATTCTAAAATTGAGAAAttggtattaaataaaaaaaagaaattagatAATAAGTATGGTAataatactgataataataatgataatgttagTAATGGTGTCAATGGTAATGATAATGTTGGTGATAATGTCAATGATAATGGTAATGCTAGTAGTAATGTCAATGATAACGGTAATGCTTGTAATTATGTCAATGATAATGGTAATGCTAGTAATAATGTCAATGATGACTATGAAAATAGTGATATTGTTTCTGATAGTGGTTCTGATTCAGATCCAGATATTGTCAACTTTATATGGAATTATGAAAACAATCTAAGAACCGTCCCAAAGTCGGATAGATTAACAAAATCCAAATCGAAAAATGTgactaattttaaaagtttaaccaGCAATTCTGTTgtagaaaatttacaatatcatGGTGCTgacatttacaaaaattacatgTATTATGTTGATAATGATAGTGATTATATGGATGATAAAATTACCAAACTTtacaaaaataa TTATTCACAAgcatttgcaaataaatttaaagaagcCATCATCACCACGATATATACTAAATCTAAGGTTATTAAATCAACGTTTGACATAGAAACTAAAGTTGTTATACAGTTAGTAAAGTTATGTCATGCGTACTTGTCGTACGCATTGGGGCCGGCCATGATGCGTCGGGGTAAACCTTTAACGTCGGCTGAATGGTCGAAGCTTTTTATACGTGCGATACATACATTTGAAAAGGAAATG GCACCCCGTAAGTACCCAACGTACGAAGTGTATCCGTTACGAGTCGTCGACGAAGAAAAAAAGGATCGTTTTGACTTGCTGCTGGTGATGGACGGAGAAAACTCGCACTACGTGTACATATCCAATTTTTCCCGGTTGATACGCGCACAGAAAACCAGACATAATGGGAGTGCCGTGTTCTGTAAGAGGTGTTTCACCTCGTTCGACAACAGAGCTCATAAATTCAAGTTGAGTGGGCAGGAGGCTTAA
- the LOC132943570 gene encoding uncharacterized protein LOC132943570 → MPKEGDCVEFRAWKKTVRHPFVIYADFESLLVKTEEKRGESTTIIQKHEALSYGFLVKASDNVPTELLIEHEIPAGPVIYRGSEDRTDVARHFVESIVDVARKIEGLMKTNIPLIMTEGEEKTHQECSTCNLCRCILAGGDKVRDHDHLTGKFRQTLCSRCNLELQQPKFVPVFFHNLTNYDAHLIVTELGYDTQAINVIPNSEEKYISFSKYISSTFTVRFIDTFRFMASSLSSLAENLVTPEYENFRETAKHFVTGDMPLVTRKGVYPYEYTDSWERLEETRLPRKREFYSTLTETGIKEKEFEHAKEVWDHFGCTTLGEYSDLYLKIDVLLLVDVFENFRDVCMRAYNLDAAHYFTAPGLSFDAMLKFTGQKLQLLHDYDMLLMFENGIRGGLVQASKRYAKANNIKTPGYDAGKPNSWIIYQDCNNLYGWAMSQYMPYGGFNWVEPTLNGLDDLDATSPIGRVYEVDVMYPRHLHNEHNDLPFLPQNSVPRGSKVRKLMATFEKKTNYIIHYRNLQQAIKNGLIVEKVNICTQSYTI, encoded by the exons ATGCCGAAGGAGGGTGATTGTGTTGAGTTCAGGGCGTGGAAAAAGACAGTGCGGCATCCTTTCGTGATATACGCAGATTTCGAGTCATTGCTGGTGAAGACGGAGGAGAAGAGAGGCGAGAGTACCACAATTATACAAAAGCACGAAGCGCTGAGTTACGGGTTTTTGGTGAAGGCGAGCGACAACGTACCGACAGAGTTATTGATAGAGCACGAGATACCGGCGGGGCCGGTAATCTACAGAGGCAGCGAAGACAGGACAGACGTAGCGAGACATTTTGTAGAGTCGATAGTTGATGTGGCCCGGAAAATTGAAGGTCTGATGAAGACGAATATTCCTTTAATCATGACCGAGGGTGAAGAAAAAACACATCAAGAGTGTAGTACGTGTAATTTATGCAGATGCATATTAGCCGGGGGCGATAAGGTTAGGGATCACGATCATTTGACGGGCAAATTTAGGCAGACCTTGTGCTCTAGGTGTAACTTAGAGTTGCAACAGCCTAAATTTGTCCCCGTCTTTTTCCATAATCTTACAAACTATGACGCGCATCTTATAGTTACGGAACTTGGGTATGACACCCAAGCTATCAACGTTATACCGAACAGTGAAGAGAAATATATATCTTTCTCgaaatatataagtagtacCTTCACTGTTCGGTTTATCGACACGTTCCGATTTATGGCGTCGAGTTTATCGTCCCTGGCCGAAAATTTAGTTACACCCGAATATGAGAATTTCCGTGAGACAGCCAAACATTTTGTCACCGGAGATATGCCGCTCGTGACTCGTAAGGGGGTGTACCCGTACGAGTACACGGATAGCTGGGAGCGGCTGGAGGAGACGAGGTTACCGAGGAAGAGAGAATTTTATAGTACGTTGACAGAGACCGGGATTAAGGAGAAGGAGTTTGAACACGCGAAGGAGGTCTGGGACCACTTCGGCTGTACGACGTTGGGTGAGTACAGTGACTTGTATTTGAAGATCGATGTGCTGTTGTTGGTGGACGTCTTTGAAAACTTCCGCGACGTATGCATGAGGGCGTATAACCTGGACGCCGCTCATTATTTCACCGCCCCAGGCTTGAGTTTTGATGCGATGCTTAAGTTTACCGGTCAAAAACTCCAGTTATTACATGATTATGACATGCTATTAATGTTCGAAAATg gtatacgtgGAGGATTGGTGCAGGCGAGTAAGAGGTATGCGAAGGCGAACAATATAAAGACCCCGGGCTACGATGCGGGTAAACCTAACTCATGGATAATTTATCAAgact gtaacaaCTTGTACGGGTGGGCAATGTCCCAGTACATGCCGTACGGTGGGTTCAACTGGGTTGAACCTACATTAAACGGATTGGATGATTTGGATGCCACCTCCCCCATAGGACGAGTGTATGAGGTGGACGTGATGTACCCACGACACCTACACAACGAACATAACGACCTGCCTTTCTTGCCACAAAACAGCGTGCCACGAGGTTCAAAGGTGCGAAAATTGATGGCGACATTTGAAAAGaagacaaattatataattcactACAGAAATCTGCAACAGGCGATTAAGAATGGTCTTATAgttgaaaaagtaaatattt GTACACagagttatacaatttaa
- the LOC132943567 gene encoding uncharacterized protein LOC132943567 encodes MASSLSSLAENLVTPEHENFRETAKHFITGDMPLVTRKVVYPYEYTDCWERLDDIILPRKRDFYSTLTETGIKESEYDHAKEVWSHFNCRTLVDYSDLYLKIDVLLLADVFENFRDF; translated from the exons ATGGCTTCGAGTTTATCGTCCCTTGCTGAAAATTTAGTTACACCCGAACATGAAAACTTCCGTGAGACAGCCAAACATTTTATCACCGGAGATATGCCGCTCGTAACTCGGAAGGTGGTATACCCTTACGAGTACACGGATTGTTGGGAGCGGCtggatgatataatattaccgaGGAAGCGAGATTTCTACAGCACGTTAACGGAGACCGGGATTAAGGAGAGTGAATATGACCATGCTAAGGAG GTATGGAGTCATTTTAACTGCAGGACGCTCGTTGATTATTCTGACCTGTACCTCAAAATCGACGTGTTGCTGCTGGCTGATGTGTTCGAGAATTTCCGCGAC TTTTGA
- the LOC132943386 gene encoding uncharacterized protein LOC132943386: MCRVILEVDITPNRRILQNAEIIDSPVVRVANPDTIIYLRRLHQEYSLINNSGERRRIWSAHARSVSLRCNVELRVVCMLMRDSHYDRSIPEDEIIIQLSFRVLIQSSRSIRRHTQYYIIMQLVYGFRRIAMFDSERIRDQIETEWTMNVLTILTYLHFDLYTSRFILQRIRNLN, from the exons atgtgtcGTGTAATTCTCGAAGTCGACATCACACCTAACAGACGAATTTTACAAAATGC tgaGATAATTGACTCGCCAGTCGTTCGGGTAGCCAACCCTgacactattatttatttaagacgGTTGCACCAAGAATACtcactaataaataattcaggCGAGAGGAGGAGGATATGGTCAGCACATGCGAGATCGGTTTCTTTACGGTGTAATGTAGAATTGAGAGTTGTGTGTATGTTAATGCGTGATAGTCACTATGATCGATCGATTCCTGAAGATGAGATTATA attcaATTATCGTTTCGTGTTTTGATACAGTCATCTAGATCGATCCGTAggcatacacaatattatattataatgcagttAGTTTACGGGTTCCGAAGAATAGCGATGTTTGATTCGGAACGTATTAGGGATCAAATAGAAACAGAATGGACGATGAATGTTTTAACCATTCTGACATATCTACATTTTGATCTATACACTTCTCGTTTTATTCTTCAAAGAATAAGAAATCTAAACTAa
- the LOC132943485 gene encoding uncharacterized protein LOC132943485 isoform X2 has product MQSKRKEMKMELVSCERRLQKLINKSTFKHCTNYNENLNAVALENKIIKFNKPIYIGFAVLDISITKMYDYHYNIMHKHYGDKIKLMYTDTDSLVYHIYTEDFYVDLAANSNLLDRMDTANLPSDHPCYVATRNKEPGLFSDEVDANIITEFVALRAKSYAFNVYAGPEDEVVNDRVGEEKIKAKGIRSHVVKNHMTLEDHRKCLFGEEGVELYRDNVSIRSFNHQLVTLKTKKLTYNSYDDKRVVLEDKIHTLAYGHYSIKEDDIWPELEEDGGDWNEEEKELMRELLYCIT; this is encoded by the exons ATGCAATCGAAGAGGAAGGAGATGAAGATGGAGTTGGTGTCATGCGAAAGGAGGTTACAGAAGTTGATAAATAAGAGCACATTTAAACACTGTACtaattataacgaaaatctGAACGCTGTCGCACTGgagaacaaaattataaaattcaataaacctatatatattg gatTTGCTGTACTAGACATTAGCATAACTAAAATGtacgattatcattataatatcatgcatAAACATTATggagacaaaattaaattaatgtacacTGACacag ATTCGTTGGTATACCATATATATACTGAGGACTTCTATGTAGACTTGGCTGCTAATTCTAATCTACTGGACCGGATGGACACTGCTAACCTACCCAGTGACCATCCGTGTTATGTGGCAACCAGAAATAAGGAGCCAGGACTCTTTTCCGATGAGGTGGatgctaatattattacagagtTTGTTGCGTTGAGGGCCAAGTCATACGCGTTTAATGTATATGCTGGTCCAGAGGATGAGGTGGTAAATGACAGAGTAGGAGAAGAAAAGATCAAGGCGAAGGGTATCAGGTCTCATGTGGTTAAAAACCACATGACATTGGAAGATCATAGGAAGTGTTTGTTTGGGGAAGAAGGAGTAGAGTTATACAGAGATAATGTTTCAATACGGTCATTCAATCACCAACTTGTAAcgctaaaaacaaaaaagttaacATACAACAGCTACGATGATAAGAGGGTGGTGTTAGAGGACAAAATACACACACTGGCCTATGGACATTATAGTATAAA AGAAGATGACATATGGCCAGAACTTGAGGAAGATGGAGGGGACTGGAACGAGGAAGAGAAAGAACTAATGAGAGAGCTACTATATTGTATAAcctga